One segment of Spirochaetota bacterium DNA contains the following:
- a CDS encoding magnesium transporter CorA family protein, translated as MVERYEFAGESFIKKADGRIVIYSNPDDGEINRIALEYGIDIHSLYSALDTEELSRFEIEKDYMVLIWKIPTSMKINELSSLNVITIGFFIKDDTIVVISPETLPYITEKVHNSIEYHFDVLFHFQHYTIKHFTEHLKIIKMISKEIQNKINKSIETKHLVQMFNLSEKLIYYLHAIESNISSLVKLRSYLKDNVNTINFDFLNDIIIDHQQAKKQAEIYTEIFAGLMDARASIVNNNMNILIKNLTKINVIFLPLNLIAGIFGMSEFSMITQEVPWYISYGFFGITILCAGIMLSFLLNKYDERWRR; from the coding sequence ATGGTAGAACGATATGAATTCGCAGGGGAATCATTTATAAAAAAAGCTGATGGCAGGATAGTAATATATTCAAATCCTGATGATGGAGAAATAAACAGGATTGCTCTTGAGTATGGCATAGATATACATTCGCTCTATTCTGCTCTTGATACTGAAGAACTATCACGATTTGAAATTGAAAAAGATTATATGGTTTTGATCTGGAAAATACCTACTTCCATGAAAATCAATGAACTTTCATCACTTAATGTTATTACTATAGGTTTTTTTATAAAAGATGACACTATTGTAGTAATAAGCCCAGAAACGCTTCCCTATATAACCGAAAAAGTTCACAATTCTATTGAATATCATTTTGATGTGCTGTTCCACTTTCAGCATTATACCATTAAACATTTTACCGAACATCTTAAAATTATTAAAATGATTTCAAAGGAAATCCAAAACAAGATCAACAAGTCCATTGAAACAAAACATCTGGTGCAGATGTTTAATCTTAGTGAAAAGCTCATATACTACCTTCATGCTATAGAAAGCAATATTAGCTCGCTGGTAAAATTACGGTCTTACCTTAAAGATAATGTAAATACAATTAATTTTGATTTCTTAAACGATATTATTATTGACCATCAGCAAGCAAAAAAACAGGCCGAAATTTATACAGAAATCTTTGCGGGACTTATGGACGCTCGCGCAAGCATTGTAAATAACAACATGAATATTCTTATTAAAAATCTAACAAAGATAAATGTTATTTTTCTGCCATTAAACTTAATAGCAGGGATTTTTGGAATGTCAGAATTTTCCATGATAACACAGGAGGTGCCCTGGTATATTTCATATGGCTTTTTTGGAATTACAATATTATGTGCTGGTATAATGTTAAGCTTTTTACTTAATAAATATGATGAACGGTGGAGACGATAA
- a CDS encoding tRNA-dihydrouridine synthase family protein, whose protein sequence is METIKLNITMHIIKINGIKYTFHLAPMAELTTPALRNVVKNFTGNVVLYSEMLASGAINAKAPHNEPLVKRYNFDTPFFYQLVGNNPAIMANAAAILQDYGCDGININMACSAPHILKTGAGAGLLCNFDLAKAIIAACRKNVHGLLTVKMRAGFHDIDLPFLQQFVTMLKNEGVDAVIIHPRAAKWGFTRKARWDIIEAIVTAINIPVIGNGDIFEPAQALQCLQQTHCDGIMIGRAAVQKPWIFAQCDALLQQQSLSLSLNIEEIWIEVLQNIQKMLPQRLHKSRAHRFCAYYHKNVTFGHTLFSSIRQCNEINDMIVLIKNYFQRNEEERIKIV, encoded by the coding sequence GTGGAGACGATAAAATTAAATATCACCATGCATATCATAAAAATTAATGGCATTAAGTACACATTTCACCTTGCACCCATGGCAGAGCTTACCACTCCAGCGCTGCGTAATGTTGTCAAAAATTTTACTGGTAACGTTGTCCTGTATTCTGAGATGTTAGCAAGTGGTGCTATAAATGCAAAGGCACCCCATAACGAGCCACTTGTGAAACGCTATAATTTTGACACACCTTTTTTTTATCAGTTAGTAGGAAATAACCCTGCAATTATGGCCAACGCTGCTGCTATTTTGCAAGACTATGGATGTGATGGTATTAACATAAACATGGCCTGCTCTGCACCACATATTCTTAAAACGGGCGCAGGTGCTGGCCTTCTTTGCAATTTTGACCTGGCAAAAGCAATTATTGCTGCTTGCAGAAAAAACGTTCACGGCCTTCTTACCGTTAAGATGCGTGCTGGCTTTCATGATATTGATTTGCCATTTTTACAGCAGTTTGTTACTATGCTGAAGAATGAAGGAGTTGATGCTGTCATTATTCACCCACGTGCCGCAAAATGGGGTTTTACCCGTAAAGCTCGCTGGGATATTATTGAGGCGATAGTAACTGCTATAAATATCCCTGTCATTGGGAATGGTGATATCTTTGAACCAGCACAAGCCTTGCAGTGTTTACAACAAACCCATTGTGATGGTATCATGATTGGTAGAGCAGCAGTACAGAAACCATGGATATTTGCACAGTGTGATGCTTTATTGCAGCAACAGTCGCTGTCACTATCGCTTAACATTGAAGAAATATGGATAGAAGTTTTACAAAACATACAAAAAATGCTTCCGCAGAGGCTTCATAAAAGCAGGGCACACCGATTTTGTGCATATTATCACAAAAATGTTACATTTGGGCACACCCTGTTTTCATCAATACGGCAATGCAACGAAATAAATGATATGATTGTACTTATAAAGAATTATTTTCAACGAAATGAGGAAGAAAGAATAAAAATAGTATAA